The Zymobacter palmae DNA window TTCCTATAGACGCCAATGAACCTTACCGAACTTAAGCAAAAAGCCGTTACTGAGCTACTCGACATCGCTCAGGACATGGGTATCGACAACGTTGCCCGTACGCGCAAGCAAGACATCATCTTTGCCATCCTCAAGAAGCACGCCAAAAGCGGTGAAGATATCTACGGCGATGGCGTGCTGGAAATTCTGCAGGACGGCTTCGGCTTCCTGCGCAGCGCCGACAGTTCTTACATGGCCGGCCCGGACGATATCTACGTCTCGCCGTCGCAGATCCGCCGTTTCAACCTGCGCAAGGGTGACAGCATCTCCGGCAAGATTCGTCCGCCGAAGGAAGGCGAACGCTACTTCGCCCTGCTGAAAGTCAACCAGATCAACTTCGATCGCCCCGAAAACGCCCGCCACAAGATCCTCTTCGAAAACCTGACGCCGCTGTTCCCCGATGAACGTCTGGTCATGGAAATCGGTAACGGTTCCACCGAAGACATCACTTCTCGTATCCTCGACCTGACCGCTCCGATCGGTAAGGGGCAGCGTGGTCTGATCGTGTCGCCGCCGAAAGCCGGTAAGACGATGATGATGCAGAACATCGCCAATGCGATCGTGCGCAACAACCCTGAGTGCTACCTGATCGTGCTGCTGATCGACGAGCGTCCCGAAGAGGTGACCGAAATGTCGCGTACGGTACGTGGCGAAGTGGTCGCGTCCACCTTCGACGAGCCGCCGGCACGCCATGTACAGGTTGCCGAGATGGTCATTGAGAAGGCCAAGCGCCTGGTCGAACACAAGAAAGACGTTGTGATCATGCTCGACTCCATCACGCGTCTGGCCCGTGCCTACAACACCGTCGTGCCGTCCTCCGGCAAGGTGCTGACCGGTGGTGTTGATGCTCACGCGCTCGAAAAACCAAAACGTTTCTTTGGTGCGGCACGTAACATTGAAGAGGGCGGCAGCCTGACCATCCTCGCGACTGCACTGGTCGATACTGGCTCCAAGATGGACGAAGTCATCTTCGAGGAGTTCAAGGGGACTGGTAACATGGAAGCGCACCTCGACCGCAAGCTGGCCGAAAAACGCGTATTCCCTGCCATCAACATCCGCCGTTCCGGTACGCGTCGTGAAGA harbors:
- the rho gene encoding transcription termination factor Rho, translated to MNLTELKQKAVTELLDIAQDMGIDNVARTRKQDIIFAILKKHAKSGEDIYGDGVLEILQDGFGFLRSADSSYMAGPDDIYVSPSQIRRFNLRKGDSISGKIRPPKEGERYFALLKVNQINFDRPENARHKILFENLTPLFPDERLVMEIGNGSTEDITSRILDLTAPIGKGQRGLIVSPPKAGKTMMMQNIANAIVRNNPECYLIVLLIDERPEEVTEMSRTVRGEVVASTFDEPPARHVQVAEMVIEKAKRLVEHKKDVVIMLDSITRLARAYNTVVPSSGKVLTGGVDAHALEKPKRFFGAARNIEEGGSLTILATALVDTGSKMDEVIFEEFKGTGNMEAHLDRKLAEKRVFPAINIRRSGTRREDLLCSEDEMQRMWILRKLLNPMEDVAATEFLIDRLKDTKTNIEFFEAMKRR